Genomic window (Drosophila ananassae strain 14024-0371.13 chromosome 3L, ASM1763931v2, whole genome shotgun sequence):
ATCGTCATCGTCGGTCAAGAAACTATAAAGCACGTCCACTTCGCCCGCCAGCCATCACCTTCGGCCCCTCTCCCAAAGCCAAAGGAGTCCATTTGGGATTAATAAAGTTGTCAACCCACGAAACTGGCGTGTGAAGCGCTCTTTGAAGCacacagaaaaataaaaaccacacCTGATAATaggaaaatttattttgataaaaatataaacattttttatagcTTTAAGAACTATTAAGAATGTTTATTCTATATTGAATctagaaaaaatttaaaatattgtttccTCTGACTTTTCTCCAAGTGTATAATCATTTTTTTGTCGTCAAGTACCCATTTTGCATTCCGAATTTAAGTGTTTAATTGAGAGCCCCGCATAACGGTAAACAAAACGAAGGCTAGGGAGTTCTCGACACACTACCCCCATGCCCACCTGTTATAGAACTTGTTTTATGAATGAAAAGCAGGATGCGAAAAGCTTGACTTCTCCCCAGAGCTTTTGGGGGCTTTTTGGGGGTCGTAGGCCATTGCGAAGCCTGAAAAGTGTGCTAAGCTTTGGTGCGAAAAACCCATTTTCATAGCACACATTTTCCATTCAGTTTGTTGTTCTCGCTGTGTGCGGTTTAAGTTTTTGATTTCACAAATTTCCACCCTTAATTGATCaattttatttggccaaagCAATTGCAGTATTATTTTAGACAGTAGACAACTTAGGAAACTCGTATTACGCGCTATATTGGTATTCATTAAGAGTGTAAGctaaaaaagtgaaaatggCATCATTTGGCAAAGCCAAAATTGAAGCCCCTGTGATATAAGGTACCCATTATGGCCATAAAAAGCTCAATTGCGAACAAATCCGAGCTTTGTTCCCGTTAGTCGCGAGATATCAGCTGACCCGAAGCAACAACAAAGCAGCTAAAAACGGACTAAGTTTCGCGCTAAAAATAACTAAAGTTCATGGTCAACGTCCTGTGGTAGAGTGGGCCAATTTCTTTTGGcaataataaagtttaaaatggCCCTGATACGTTGCTGCTTCGAACCGCCGGAATTACCCGAGTTCTTCGACAGTTTTGTGCAGAGATGCACGGATCCAAGTTGTAAGTATATGAGAATCcttaaaaatatagtttttttggataactattattatttttactaaaaaattttctttcaaattaaaataaaacggTTTCAATGAGGAATTTCTATAGTTAAGGGGAATCCTAGACTTCTAAACAAACTAAgtttaatcattttttatgaaatcctTTAAAAAAGTATCTCTCTAGCAATCCTTTTTATGGATTTCCCTTTTTAAACTCCCTTCTTTAACTAAATTAAAAGTTAAACCATAAAATATAAGCGGAATCTTTAGACATTTCGCTCATGCCTGATTCATGCATGAAAATTGTGAGTGGCGTTGCCAGATTGCCATTTAACTAACCGGTAAGGCAACGCCATAAACGGAATCAACATCTGGCATCACTAGACAAAGTTTCCTTGTATCACGATAAAGTCGAAGCGTTTTATTTATCTTATGCCGTGATAACGGCCCCGGGAAACAAATTACGTGTTAGCAGCGGACGCCGTCATGCCTGGTAAGCGTTTCAGGGGGCAGGTGATATAGGGACCGGAGCGTTCCGTGCCACGGACCATTGAGCGAATTGACCTCGACACCAACACACAAATAATATCAAAGCCATTGGCGAGGAATGACGACACTTTTCAAATCGATGGAGGAAAGGTTTTAAGGGCTGGGCAGGAAGGAGGAAGTGCGGAAACGATGAGCAGTCCAATCACTCAGCTTGGCACACATATGCACAGTCGCAAAGGGGGAGACGGACACGCGACTAAGGGCAATCCGCAGGGCCGTTGAGAGGGGGGGTCAGCCGGGTAATTTTCCCGGGGCCCGCAATGGACAGGGGCCCGGCAGCGGGGTCTAATGACCGGGGGGTCAGCGggacgaaaacgaaaaagggCCCGTGAGAAATCCATGCCCCGGGGCCCGACATGGCTTCTCGACGGCCCTGGCAATCCGAACAGCGAAACTATGGTCCGCGGAGCAATTATCGCGATAAGATTAAGCGGAAAATGGTGGTCGCACCCACACGACCTGAGCGATTTTCACAAGCTCACCACTCCGCCGGCGAGAGAGGTGGCGCCATGTTCACGTACCGCTGCCTCCGTGTCTGCCTGCCAAATCCCTCTAATCGCTGTGCCTTTCCTTGTGCCGTTCTAGGCTGCTGTGGGTGCTGCTCGGCCCTGAGGCCGCGCTACAAGCGCCTGGTCGACAACATCTTCCCCGTGAATCCGGAGGACGGTCTGGTGAAGTCCAACATGGAGAAACTAACCTTCTACTCGCTCAGCTCACCGGACAAGCTGGATCGAATTGGCGAATACTTGTACCAGAAGGCCACCAAGGACATCAACCGAAAGCGATACAAGTGAGTTTCCCACTTACCTAAGAATAACCTTTGAACTGTATTAAATCCTGTTCTTCCACAGGCTGGCTGAGATCGCCATGGAGGCCATGGACCTGCTGCTTCAGGCCTGCCATGCCCAGACCACTCTTAACCTCTTCGTGGAGTCGTTTCTTCGTATGGTACAGAAGCTGCTGGAGGACTCAAACCCTAATCTCAAGATTATGGCAACCAATTCGGTAAGATACTACTCACAAAAGCAAAAAGACTTTTCTCATACCTCCTGTCCTCTTCAGTTTGTTAAATTCGCCAACATCAATGAGGACACCCCTTCCTACCATCGCCGTTACGACTTCTTCATCTCGAAATTTTCGTCGATGTGCCACAGCGATGCGGCCAGTTTGCGGGACAGTCTGAGACTAGCTGGAATCAAGGGCCTGCAGGGAGTCATCCGGAAAACTGTGTCCGACGACCTGGTGGAGAACATTTGGGAGGCCCAGCACATGGAGAAGATTGTGCCCTCGCTGCTCTTCAATATGCAGGTTGGTATTGCGAGGATCTGGACTCGCCAAACCGATAGGAAATGTCTGTCCCATTGGCTGATTACTGAACTAATTTCGATGTATTTTGCATTTCGTTTTCGTGTATTTGTTAATGCAAACCAAACCCAAACTAACCACAACACAACCAACACACAACAATAACCAAACAGTTTTGTGTAAACGTTATGTTCGTGAAGAAAAATTTACTGGCGGTAATGATTCGAATTTTACCATTATATAAGCATAGTGAATGTTAATTAGAGCCTTACCCCCTTAATGTTACAGTCTAAACTAATGAGTTTTTTGTTTATCAACGCAGTCAGGTGATCTCACTCCCGTGGAAGACGCCACCAATGTAACGCCACCGGCACTGGCCGAGGAAGTGCTCCGAGAACTGGTGGGTCGCGCCTCCTTCGGACACATTCGTAGTGTGCTGAAGCCGTTGTTGACGTAAGTTACTCACCCGGATGCATTAACCACAGATGCTAATCAGTTGTTCGCCTCTTCTTATCAACAGTCATTTGGACCGTCATGAGCTGTGGGTGCCCAACACATTTGCGATCCATACATTCCGTATTGTCATGATCTCCATCCAGCCGCAGTACTCGTACACTGTGGTGGAGACGCTGATGCAGCATCTTGATAGCAACTTCAAGTCTTCGCCCAAAACACGCACATCGCTGGCTGTTGTGCTGTCGAAGATTATCGCCATAGCGGCGGGCGAAAGTGTTGGACCATCCGCCCTGGACATCATCAATAACCTGCTGACCCACCTCCGCACCAGCGTCAGCACCACCACCGAGATCACGCCGGAGGAGTCGCAGTACCAGGAGGCGCTGATCAACGCTCTGGGAGAGTTCGCCAACCACCATCCGGACTATCAGAAGATCGAAATCATGTTATTCATCATGAACACGGTGCCCGATCTCTCGAAGAAGAGTCGGGGCGATCAGATGCTACAGAACATACTGCTCAAGTCCCTGCTCAAAGTTGGCACCCAGTACAGCACTGTCTCGTTCGAGAAGGCATTCCCGGCCTCTTTCCTGCAGCCTCTGCTGAAGATGGCCCGGGCGCCTCATGATCCCACTCGAATGGTTGTTATGCAGATCTTCCAGGCGCTGCTCGACCGCCACCAGAACGAACAGGTGCTTAGCAGCGTCTCTGTGAAGCCATACCCTGCGCTGTCCCAGGAACCACCATCCCGCTCCGACATAATCTTCACGCATAAGTACGGAGCGAATATCATGCAGGCGCTCATCGACAGCATGGCCCTCTCGGATCGCGTTGACGCGCTGACCTCCAGCTTTAACACCGCCGCCCTGCTCATCGTGGAGATGTCCTGCAACGAAACAGTACAGGAGTTTCTGCTATTCATCTTGGGGTGAGTCATAGTGCTTACGTTTGGGAGCAATAAAATCTAATCTTTATATTCCGTTTCAGCATTCAGCAAGTAGCAAGTACTGTGGACACCCTGGGAAATGTGCATAAATGCAATTTGCACGCCATTTCCATTGCCCTGTTGGTGCTTATCTCACGAGTAAGTGGAATTAACAACCTTCTGGACTACGCCCAGAAAATTGTGGACGCGCGTCGCGAGGAAGCCACCCACTTCCTACCGCCCCTACTGGAGCCCAAGAAAATGTCCGGCAAGAACCTGAACCTGGCGCTCCCACACCTCTCCATTGATAAACTGGCGCTGGGAGAGTGCCTGCAAAACGCGGGCATGGATGCCCAGCGACTAAATACTGGCACCCCGTATACTCTTAACCAGACGGACCACCCGGGCCACCGTCACTCATGGGTGGAGTCCGTCAGCACTCAGCTAACGCAGCGAAACAGCTCGGCAGACCTCACCGTCTACAACGGGGACGTGGACAGCGTGAGCAGTTCCCCTGGTGTCTGCAAGAAGCTTTTAGCTCCGGAGTTCAACTTCGAGGCTATGAAGCGGGCTCTGGCAGAACCCACGGAGGCTGCCAAGAGGGAGCAGCGAGAACGCCAGATGCAGATTGTGCGGAACTTCCGAGAAGGTGAATTTGACGATCTGATGAGACGCACTGAACCCAAGGTGAGATCTTGAACTGCGAGTTAGATAACGTGATAAtaaattctcttttttatctGATTCCAGCACGATCTCATTCAGAATCGCCTAAACGAGCTTTTTAATTCCCTGGCCGTGGAACGACAGATCACGCAGAGCGACAATAAGGCGGCTCAACTGCAGGCGAGCAATGAGAAGCCCATCTATGAGACGAACTTCCCCGAACTCTTTTATTACTAAATGGTATTATGTAAACCGGACTACATTCCGGCGATTATTCTGTACGGAATCAATGTATATTCATAATCCGAAAGCGAATTTGTTTGGTGTGTATGGGATGTATATGGGAactagataaattttattaaatttttcgtTGTTAATTGCAAACAATTGAATTGTTAAAATACCCTGCATATGTACTTTGAATTAATTGttatacaaatataatatatatgtatacgcAGTTGTTGGGGCATTCAGTCAAAATTTCAGACCAAAATGGGACGGACGAAAATCAAGTGCCGTCGGAGATCGAAGCCCTGTGCAGCCATCTGCAATGCGACTCGGAACCAGTCGTTCCGTGCTGGGGAGCATGTTTATAAAGGCGGCGGGCGTAACCCTTTCTTCAGGTTTCTGGTCCATTTCCGAAGGTGCAACCGAGAATGGCTGCAAGGCCTGCCAGCGACCGAGGTGTCTATCATGGCAGGCACATTGTGGCGATGTATGTGCCCGAAGGAGAAGGAGCCGTATGTGGAAGCAGCCCGCAAGTCCAGATACATGTACTGGGCGCGTAGCCAGAGGATAAATTGGTTTCTCAGAACCCTTCGAGACTCATGTCGTGAGAGTAAAACCCAATGCCAGTCTAGCTGGCTGCTGTTGAACGCCATTGTGTCCTGGCGGCAGTTTGTCATACAAGATCTGTTCAATTTTGATGTCAAATAAAAATCGAATCGTTGTAATTAGGTGTAAACTTTAATAAATCACTCAAGGTAATGGTTACTGTGCGTACATGAAGCGAGTAAAAATGTGTTAGGACAGTTAGTTAGATGCGTTGAACATACAATTTCCGAATACGCTTTTCTATATATTAGTTACTTGCCACGTTACTTGTTACTTAAACATAACAATCACATCTTTAAACGCTGAATCATTTAAAACTACGTTTTGCAACATCTACGTAGGTGCGAGGGCACTAGAGTGTGCTCTTACTCTAAGAATTGATAGTGGTTGGCCATTATTACAATCTAATAATGATGTAAAcgatatacaaaaatatagaTTTTCGCATACCAGACGATCTCTGATACGCTAGCGATGAATGTACAATTATGCGGATTGAGTGCCAATCGCAGTGGCGATAAAAGAATTTACAATTAAAAACTACATCGAGGCCCGGTAACAACGTTAACGAGTAAATGAACAAAAACTGGTGGTACTGGTAGTGGTGGATTGAGTGGACAATTGGTTGGAGCGCGCTCAGCACGCCCGGTCGCCGCAAATGGCGTCCGCATCGCTTGCCGACCAGGCGATTCGCGGCCGTGCTGCTGGCGATGACGGCGTCGATGGTCCAGAGTCGCCAATGAAGACCGCCGAGTCGTCGGCACTGGCTGGTGTGAGTGGTCTTTCGCAGTCGGCACCAATTTCCGAAATGGGATCAGAAAGAGACGTCGTCCCGTCCTCGCTATACGGCACAACTTCCTTGAAACTTTGATTCGGTGGGTTTACCACCAACATGTTGATGGAGATTAGAAGCGGATGCACCAGCTTTGGATCGAGAACCATGAGCGGCACCTCCTCGTTTTTCTCCAGACTCAGGGTGCAGATCTCGGAGGTCTGTGTGAAGACAGGCTGTCGGCGGGCATTTATAGAGGTCACCGTAGTCCGAACCATGAACTTTCTCCGCGTCTGCAGGCTCAGCACCCGCTCGTGCTCATGCCGGTGATGGCGCCGAATGTTGAGACGGCGCGAGTCCATTATCAGGATGAGATCCATGCCAAAGTTGAAGCCCGTCCAGCGCCATTTTTGATAGCCAGGCTCGAGGAGTAGGCGCCCACACCGCATGCAGTTCTCAAAGAACTGCTCGTCGTCCAGCTGCGTCGGACTGCTGTAATTTCGGAAGAAAGATAATGCTATAGTTTGTGGataaaaaaagggggataGCATCTTACCAATCCTCCTGCCCGTGATCTATCCGCAGCAACGCCTCCCAGTGGCTGTGAATGTGACGGTAGAGCCACTCTTTGGGTATGATGTTATCATTGTATATGATCTTTAGATCCATGTAGTGATTCGTCAGGTACTGTGTGCGAAGCCTCTGAAAGACACGAATGTACGGCTGTCCCTCTGGCGTGGCCAGGAACGAACGCTCCTCCATTCGGTTAGTGAAATACGTCCACTGTACGACGTCCACGCTGGGCGTGTGAGTTTCCACGCCGGCATTGGCTAGCCGCTCCTGCGTTTTCAGTGCCTCGGCCCGCTGCACCGGGTCTTCGGGATCATAGTCGGGATGTATTCGCAGGAACATCCAAGTGCGCAGCAGGGTATACAATGAGAACTCGGTCTGCATCACGTACAGATCGTGGCTGGCGGTCAGAGCGCTCATCAGTTCGATTGAGATCTGCCTCAGGAGATTGGGGAACTTGCTGTATATGCTCAGTAGGTTTATTTGGAACCACTGGAAGGTGGATTTCTTGACTCCAACGACTCCGTATTGGCAGGCAGCCTCGTAGTACTGGATGGCTGTCTCCGGACTTATGGAGTCCACCATAACCTCGGAGCACTTGTCGATAATGCCGTCCAGATGGAAGAGCGTCGCCGTCGCTAACACTGGAATAACGTCCGCAGGTTCTATTTCAATCTCATCGGAGTACATCGATCCAAAGACGGCGTCCAGACTGGCCACGGTTATTCGATCGTCGAGGATCGTTATCTGGACAAAGTTCTGCTGCGCCTCCCGCCACGTTCCGTTGAACATGGTGTAGAAGTAGGGACTCTGGCTCAGGTACACCTTGTGCAAATGCCACACCTTGTCCAGAGCCATGACAGCTACGTCGGAGTTCTGCTGCTCCTTGAACAGGGCTTTGTATATATACTGGGTGGTGGTTAGCAGCTTTTTCCTACGGAATAAGAGTTCATTTAGAAGTATGGAATGGAATATCGATGTAAGCCACTAACTTTTTTGGCACCGTGGCGTCCAGGTGGGCCTGCTCATCCGCCCCCGCCGAAGAGTCGGTGCTCCGCCTCCGCTTTCGCCGGCCACTAAACACGTCGGCTACGTTGCTCTGCATGGATCCCATGATCTGACCCATGGCTCAATGCTGGCACAGGAATTCCCGCTCTGAAAAGAACCCAGATACATATGTAGATGTGAGATATGTTggcatttgtttgtttacaaatttttGTAAGGGATCTGGGTCGTCGTGGATTATCGATCTGACAGGTTGCGTGTTGATAGCGAGCGCCCTAAAATGTAACCCAACCGGTTGACCCACTTTCGTTCCGCCAAACTGTAACGCCAGTCTCTGTAACGGAGTGGATGGGATACACCTTCCCGGGTGGGCGACAATTCATGTGGGTGGTCACAAATAATACCCATAGAGCTTGCGCCCTGAACCGGACGGAAAACGCATCCAATCATCAATGACTCTGCCACTCTGTAATGATGATGTCACCGCGCATCTTGGCCGCGTGCGAGAAAGCCATACGACAGTTGTAATGAAGTCCCACGCGAAAGGGGGAACTATCAGACATGAAATATTGGATCTTTCTTTTGATAAGCAAGTGTTTCTTCATAAAAGTATGGTGTCTAGAGTGTCTAGTTTGAGAGGGAATttgaataaacaaataaattaaaagtataATTGATGTGTAGTTACTTTATCAGTTTCAGATACCATTTTGAAGGAACTCATAACTCTCTCACAGGTATTATCTATCCCTCAACCAACAGATAACGAATGAAAGCCACGGAAAAGTGGTCTTACCAACACGAACTCCACTGTATTTCCAAAAAAGATTCGTAAGGGGGGCAGGTTCTATAATTAGAACAAGATCAAACGAGGGCGATTCCATACCATACCCATTGGAAGCAGTCGTGCTTTGTCGGCGGACAATTACTGGAGCTGGACGAGTGTTGTAACCATGTCAAGGCCGCAGCGGAAGCTACtcatgctgctgctgcccataaataaacaaacgaGCGCACATTAGCGATGTTGCCTGTGCTTTCGACACCTCGACAGCCGCGACTCTCATTGATATGGACGACGAGACAATCAGGCTCTATAATCGTCCGATGATTGTATCGGACTCTTAAACCCATCTTGGAAAAGTGGTTGGAGGGGGGCTGGGCTGAGGTGGGAGATGAGTGGTTGGGGTGGGGGCGCGGTGGGCTGGTCGACAGCAGATGGCGAGTTTGTTTTGGTGCGGCGCAGTTCCGAAAACAAAAGTAAACTATCCAAAACCGGTTCCCGGAGCATGTATTTCTTATAAGACCAAAACAAGACTGAGGATTGCAGCGCTTCAAATTACGTCATCACTTGGagtcggattcggattcggagaGAGTGCGAAACGACAGGCGGAGAGCCAGTACTGGGAAGGGTGGGGAGGCTAAAGGAGCTCCTTTCTAAATATACCTCGATTTTTTCCAGGTCGTTTCTGcgattcaaaaaataaatcattaaaTAAGGAATTTCATGCTctaaataaagaaaatcatGGTTGTTAAGTTCCAGACTTAGAAATAggacaaaatacaaaaaaattaactataaaaaataaaaaattaatgttgCCCAAGGAGTTAACGGCTAAATAACGTGGGTAATCGTCGAAAGAAGCCAACAAGCATGGGCGGAGATTCGAACTCACGACTCAACAGTTTCGTTTCAAAGGTACAGGGGCCCTTCCAGCCACTTAGACCACAGCGCCACCGCAGCTAGAAGGCTGACGGCGTCAAAAAACGAACATGAGTGGAGGTACCTTGTTTATGACCCCCCGAATCAGCTGGGGCCTCAAACCCTATCCGATTGGCAGACCGAAAACATTGTTGATTCGCAAAACATGGTTTACGACTAGCTGTTGTTTGGCGCTGATAACACGAACCGCCACACATCGTGATATGAACTCGACCCACCAGACACCACAAGAGACCATCGAACCACCAAAAACGGACTATTTCTCTTTATCCCAAGTTTCGTGGATGAGCAGAGTGCAGTTAATTCGAGTCTATAAATAGCAAACAAAAGTGAATTCGGTGTGACGTAGTTGGGAAATGCAGCAGGGGTGTGAGGGAGCAACAAAGAGAAAATCAGAGAGCACATCGTGCAGAACTGATAAACGGAACTTACTGTAAATGTGCAGTTACCGTTGcgcgttttttttatataactGCAATTGCACTCCACGTTCACTAATTCGccgataaataaatatatgcacTGATTATAGTCCGATGAAGGCGTGCGAGCCCAAGTATTCAGTTCGTTCCCGAGTCTCTCTGTTTCTGTTTGTATGCAGTTTCTTTCCCTTCCAACATgagcaaaaacaaacataagTGTGACCGTAGTCGATTTtgataaatattcaaatatttttaaatctggtattaaaaaacaaactttGTTATTTAAATAGAACTctctttaattattatttatttattagttaATAATACAAACAGAATATTTAAAGTATTATTAAAAGGACAGCTATGAATGAATGAAGAAATAGCCATCACAATTTTTACTTTAATTTCATACAAGATACTTTGAAACGCTGTATTACTTatataaaaagaataaaagcttgagaaaattgtttatttaaatttatcgTTGTCCTAGTTCTGCAAATTTCGAGTTAAAACatcattttgttttgaaaaatcaaatttttcagTGCTGCCAATACTGTTAATTTTGTGAGACCGTTGTTTTGGGATTTTTGCTCTTGCGAAGAAAAGAGGGATTTTCTTCGCTGCGCAGcagttaaataaaattgaatacaCCAAAATTGGACACAAATCAAACTGAAAAGCTGCTCGAGTTGCATTATTACATACATCCGAGGTAGGAGATAAGTGAATCAAACGAAATTGGCAAATCAATTGCGTAAAGTGTTGGATGGAAAATTTTCAAGGGAACCGTGAAAAGTGGCACACAAtaacaaatacacacacatttaCTTAATTGGGGTTTCgcggttgtgtgtgtgttgtgtgtgggGCACAGAAATAAACACAATTATTGCAATGCTCTGAACTCTTTATTGCCTTCGTTCTCTTTCGCAGTTTGTGGGGCGAGCAATGTTTAGGATCCACTTAAAAATGGGTCCGCAACGCAACCAGCTCCACggcaccaccgccgccgctaacaacaacaatggcaacAACGCCGCTACCACCAGTAGCAACATTCGTCACCTGAAGGAGTTTACCTGCTGCTTTGGCCTGCATGTTCACACCGCCACCCTGATGATCGGCTTGTGGCACCTGGTAAGCAAAACAACTAATAAAAACGATTCCTTAATGCCCATGCCCCTTGACCTTTGAAAGGAGGTGCAACGCGTAGGCGGTGGGTGTACGTATACACACCTGTCCCAGCGGATATACACAAATACTTGCTTGCAGTGCCACCCACGCATGCAACTCTCATTGCCTGTGCGAAAAATTTGACCCTGTTCAGTGTCGGCGAAGGGGAAAAATCAATTTCCCAATTGCCCAGTTTCCGACAAACTGTGACCCCCCCCCCCCAGTGACTCTGAAACTTCAACTCACTTTCCCCCATTGTGACGTCAATGGGGGAGTACGTGATGAGGTAGTGCGTCATTTGATCAAATTTGCCTAAAAATAAGATCAAAGCATGACAATTTCTTCGTGCAGCGGAAGTTTCACCATCGGGGGAAGCTTCATTGTCTAAAACTAACCTTTCACAAGCTCGTGACTTTGCATAAACAATTGTTACACTGGAAAAAATACATTGGCTGGAAAAGCGTTTCCCTTGCTCTACTTGggtagaaaaaataatagttatAGTTTGCCATatcattattttattgaataatattctattttttcatcattatttatagatttttctcagtgtagcATGTGAATTGCTGATCTGCTTATTTCGTTTATaatgcgtttgttgtgataCCGGGCATTTATGGGCGGTCAGGTCACGTTTCATGGCAGAACTCTCCCTCACATGCGCTACCCCAATGATAACAGTTTGAGGAGCACTGGA
Coding sequences:
- the LOC6502548 gene encoding uncharacterized protein LOC6502548, whose amino-acid sequence is MGRTKIKCRRRSKPCAAICNATRNQSFRAGEHVYKGGGRNPFFRFLVHFRRCNREWLQGLPATEVSIMAGTLWRCMCPKEKEPYVEAARKSRYMYWARSQRINWFLRTLRDSCRESKTQCQSSWLLLNAIVSWRQFVIQDLFNFDVK
- the LOC6495229 gene encoding protein germ cell-less, coding for MGQIMGSMQSNVADVFSGRRKRRRSTDSSAGADEQAHLDATVPKKKKLLTTTQYIYKALFKEQQNSDVAVMALDKVWHLHKVYLSQSPYFYTMFNGTWREAQQNFVQITILDDRITVASLDAVFGSMYSDEIEIEPADVIPVLATATLFHLDGIIDKCSEVMVDSISPETAIQYYEAACQYGVVGVKKSTFQWFQINLLSIYSKFPNLLRQISIELMSALTASHDLYVMQTEFSLYTLLRTWMFLRIHPDYDPEDPVQRAEALKTQERLANAGVETHTPSVDVVQWTYFTNRMEERSFLATPEGQPYIRVFQRLRTQYLTNHYMDLKIIYNDNIIPKEWLYRHIHSHWEALLRIDHGQEDCSPTQLDDEQFFENCMRCGRLLLEPGYQKWRWTGFNFGMDLILIMDSRRLNIRRHHRHEHERVLSLQTRRKFMVRTTVTSINARRQPVFTQTSEICTLSLEKNEEVPLMVLDPKLVHPLLISINMLVVNPPNQSFKEVVPYSEDGTTSLSDPISEIGADCERPLTPASADDSAVFIGDSGPSTPSSPAARPRIAWSASDADAICGDRAC